The Gossypium hirsutum isolate 1008001.06 chromosome D06, Gossypium_hirsutum_v2.1, whole genome shotgun sequence genome contains the following window.
TGAAATTCTTTGAGAGAGAAAACAcacaaacaaagaaaacaaaagggaAAAGGTAGAAAATtagtatatttattattattattatatgtaaaagAAAAGTCTTTCCAGGAAAATTCACTTTCCTTTTTGTTCCTTCATCTTCCTAAACAAACGcggattttggtttttttatttttacttaaatcaaaGAATCCCATTTTTTTCGTTTCGTATAAAAGTCTTTAATCGAAGACCAAATTTTGTTGACAACATCCTTTGAAGATTCAACTAACCACCCAGAGCTAGAATAAGGCTGAAAAATCTTCAAAAGCTAgaaattcatttgttttattttttgccGGAGTTGCTTCTTTTATTCTGACCCTTGTTTGAGAATTCAACTTCGGAGTTATCAACCATGGCAACTGCTGCCATATTTTCTTCTCTAAGGAGGAGAAGATCGCCGTCTCTAGAGGCTTTCTTGGCTCCTGTTGAGTTAACCCAAGTAGCTCTTCTTCAAACCTTGGCAGCCGTCTCCTCTGAGCTTATCTATTGCTTTTCCGACAAACCTTTCTTCTTCCAGCGGAGGAATTCTCGATCTTTGATTCGGAAGATAGAAATTTTCCTTGTTATGTTGGAGTATCTGAGGGATTCTGGATCACGGTCCATGCCAAACTTGCCTTCAACAGCCATCTTGTGCTTCAAGGAGCTCTATTTGTTGCTCTATAGGTCCAAGATACTACTTGATTATTGTGCTCAATCCAGTAAGTTGTGGCTTTTGCTTCAAAACCATTCAATTTCGGGCCATTTCCATGATTTGAATCAAGAAATTTCTACCCTTTTGGATGTTTTTCCAATAAATGATGTTGGATTGAGCGATGATGTTAGGGAACAGGTTGAGCTGTTGCAAAAACATGCTAGGAAGGCTAAATTGTATGTCGATAAAAGTGATGAGAATTTAAGGCTTAGGTTCTTTTCGTTTCTTAATGAATTTGACAACGGGAGGATTCCAAATCATGTGGACATAAGATTGTTCTTTGTGGAAAGACTGGGAATTAGGGATGCTAAAAGTTGTAGGTCTGAAATTGAGTTCTTGGAGGAGCAAATTGTGAACCACGAGGGGGATATTGAACCTACGGCTTGTGTGCTTAATGGGTTTGTTGCAATTACCAGATACTGTAGGTTTTTACTATTTGGTTTTGAGGAAGATGAGGTGCAGTTGCCTTCTAGGAAACAGAAGAAACCGAGGAAAGGGTTGATTACTCGAGAGATCGCGGATACCTTTGTAACTATCCCTAAGGACTTTTGTTGTCCAATATCTTTGGACTTGATGACAGATCCGGTGATAATTTCGACAGGGCAGACTTATGATCGGAGTTCGATAGTTAGGTGGTTGGAGGAAGGCCATTGTACTTGTCCAAAGACGGGCCAAATGCTCATCCATACTCGCCTTGTTCCTAATCGGGCTTTGAGGAATTTGATCATGCAGTGGTGCACTGCTCATAGTGTCCCATATGATCCCCCGGAGGCTGCAGATGCACCTGCAGAGTCATTTGCTGAAGCTTTGCCAATCAAAGCTGCAACTGAAGCTAATAGAGCAACAACAACCCTTCTTGTTCAACATCTAGCTAATGGATCACAGGGAGCTCAAGCTATTGCTGCTCGAGAGATTCGCTTGCTGGCTAAAACAGGAAAGAAAAACCGCGCTTTTATTGCAGAGGCTGGGGCAATACCACATTTATGCAAGCTGCTGTCATCTTCAAACCCTGTTGCTCAAGAGAATTCTGTTACTGCAATGCTGAACTTATCCATTTATGATAAAAACAAAAGCCTTATTATGGATGAGGATGGTTGTCTAAGATCGATTGTTGAAGTCTTGAGGCTCGGGCTCACAACGGAGGCGCGGGAAAATGCTGCAGCAACTTTGTTCAGCCTTTCAGCTGTTCATGACTATAAGAAGAGAATAGCAGATCAGGGAGGGGCAATTGAGGCCTTAGCAGGGTTGTTGAGAGTGGGGACGCCAAGAGGGAAGAAGGATGCCGTAACTGCTTTATTTAATCTGTCGACTCATTCGGACAATTATGCGAGAATGATAGAGGTTGGAGCAGTTACAGCACTTGTCGGAGCTTTGGGGAATGAAGGGGTTGCGGAGGAAGCTGCAGGTGCCTTGGCCTTAATTGTCAGGCAACCAATCGGGGCTGAAGCCGTGGGGAAGGAAGAAATGGCTGTGGCAGGGTTAATAACGATGATGAGATGTGGAACCGCAAGAGGTAAAGAGAATGCAGTTGCAGCACTGCTTGAGTTGTGCCGCAGTGGTGGGGCTGCTGCAACCGAAAGAGTGCTCGGGGCCCCAGCATTGGCTGGCTTACTTCAGACACTGTTGTTTACAGGTACGAAACGGGCAAGAAGAAAGGCCGCATCACTTGCTAGAGTGTTTCAGAGGTGCGAGAATGCATCCTTGCATTTTGGTGGATTGGGTGTTGGATATGCATTAGCAGGCAACTCAACTCCTCCTAACAGGGATCCACGATTCACGGATGACGTCTCAATGCCTATGTCTATCTCTGTGCAAGTATTGTAAAGGTAAACATCACAGTGCGGTACTGTCCTCCTCGCTTATATATAAGTTGTAATTTTTGTTGgtaatatatttacaaattctttcattgaaaatttcagataatgagaaaaaagaaaattaccgaaatgagATAATCCAATCATCTGTTGTGGGAGAATGATAGAAATGTCACTGAGCGATTACCTtcatcttattatatatatgtgatgttcaGTGAGTTAGAGAACAACAAATACAGTAACACTGGAAAAGACCGTCACAAGCTCATGAATCATGAACAATAAAGAACTTAAAGCGACTGAATTTACATTTTGTTTTCAACTTGTGtggaaaattagaaattttttcattttgaatgtTCCATTTGCCAAAGTTAACATGCTGGTTCTTATCAAACATGAGTTAGAGGTGGTTGCATGAATCAATTAGGTTAAATCTCGGGTTTATTTCTTCAAGCGCTTGCTGAAATCATTTGTCTACTTGAATCATCTCTTTTTCTTTCCAATATTCCGACAAAGAATCCATGGAAACTTATTATCCGGAATGAATAATTGGACTATGAGTCAAACTCAGAGTATAgattttatttgatataaaatCACATGCAAACTTATAGAAGCATCTAAAAAAGCTAAGGTCATTGTTTTGATCAGATGGTTTTATTACCTCAAAACC
Protein-coding sequences here:
- the LOC107901708 gene encoding U-box domain-containing protein 17, with translation MATAAIFSSLRRRRSPSLEAFLAPVELTQVALLQTLAAVSSELIYCFSDKPFFFQRRNSRSLIRKIEIFLVMLEYLRDSGSRSMPNLPSTAILCFKELYLLLYRSKILLDYCAQSSKLWLLLQNHSISGHFHDLNQEISTLLDVFPINDVGLSDDVREQVELLQKHARKAKLYVDKSDENLRLRFFSFLNEFDNGRIPNHVDIRLFFVERLGIRDAKSCRSEIEFLEEQIVNHEGDIEPTACVLNGFVAITRYCRFLLFGFEEDEVQLPSRKQKKPRKGLITREIADTFVTIPKDFCCPISLDLMTDPVIISTGQTYDRSSIVRWLEEGHCTCPKTGQMLIHTRLVPNRALRNLIMQWCTAHSVPYDPPEAADAPAESFAEALPIKAATEANRATTTLLVQHLANGSQGAQAIAAREIRLLAKTGKKNRAFIAEAGAIPHLCKLLSSSNPVAQENSVTAMLNLSIYDKNKSLIMDEDGCLRSIVEVLRLGLTTEARENAAATLFSLSAVHDYKKRIADQGGAIEALAGLLRVGTPRGKKDAVTALFNLSTHSDNYARMIEVGAVTALVGALGNEGVAEEAAGALALIVRQPIGAEAVGKEEMAVAGLITMMRCGTARGKENAVAALLELCRSGGAAATERVLGAPALAGLLQTLLFTGTKRARRKAASLARVFQRCENASLHFGGLGVGYALAGNSTPPNRDPRFTDDVSMPMSISVQVL